One Schistocerca nitens isolate TAMUIC-IGC-003100 chromosome 1, iqSchNite1.1, whole genome shotgun sequence DNA segment encodes these proteins:
- the LOC126248872 gene encoding uncharacterized protein LOC126248872: MAAAAGARAAAACRSSSASSSSARAAMPQCAVATCRNSHRKTRGRRVRYHRFPAEAEARGRWVAACGRGRDGTFNASTARVCSLHFSARSYERDVQHELLGLPPRSRLRRGAVPDRA, translated from the coding sequence ATGGCGGCGGCTGCCGGCGCTAGGGCGGCCGCTGCGTGTCGCAGTAGCTCGGCGAGCAGCAGCAGCGCGCGCGCAGCCATGCCGCAGTGCGCAGTGGCCACGTGCCGCAACTCGCACCGGAAGACGCGCGGCCGGCGCGTGCGCTACCACCGGTTCCCCGCGGAGGCGGAGGCGCGCGGCCGCTGGGTGGCGGCGTGCGGCCGCGGCCGCGACGGCACCTTCAACGCCAGCACGGCGCGCGTCTGCTCGCTGCACTTCTCCGCGCGCAGCTACGAGCGCGACGTGCAGCACGAGCTGCTGGGCCTGCCGCCGCGCTCCCGCCTGCGCCGCGGCGCCGTCCCCGATCGCGCA